The stretch of DNA GCTGTGAGGATAAAAACAGCTGTATGCATTGCTCGCTTTGAAGCTTCATCAATTGTAGCCATACATATGAATGTACCCACAACAGCCATGAAGGAAAGCCAGAAGTCTAAAAACTGGATTCAGGTACAATATAATGGACAAGAGTGTATCAGAACATAACAAATGTATTTGGGCTACCTCGTTTTGGATAGACATAACCAGTAGTGGTGAATACCAGACCATGCCCAACAATCTTTACACTAGCATTGAAAAAATGTGTGCTTAGTAGCTTACCTGTAATACACGAAATGATAGAATGCACCAGGTTCCAACATCACATGAATGGTATAATGCACTGGAAATTCCACTAGATGTGTAAAGAATCCATTCTGCAAATGCCTTggtggcaagaaaaaaaaaggtaagcATCTGATCAAAGAAACCTCATACATTCTATAACTATTTTTTTTGTCAAGTAATATTATGTTATTTTCCCATAGCAGACATTTGAAGAACGATATGAAAGCCAGCTGATGAGTACACTGACAGATCCTAAGAATTTGACTACCAACTAGAAACACTACTTGCTTTAGGTAAGTAATTTAAGACCCCAAGGCCAAAATGGATTTAGAACTGTATACTTGTGATTCCAATGGCACAACAGTTTGAAAGCTAAAGAATATTTATCTACTCAAACATGTATAAGTGAATGAAATACAAAAGTGGTTTGGCCTTGGTAGCATGCCTTCCACATAGCACCAGCGAGAGGGACCACATCCACTCAACGCCCTATGCCCACACTAAAACCATGTCaggacaacaacaacaacaacaacatagccttttttcccaagcaagttggggtaggctagagatgaaacccgaaagaaataagttcaaggttcaggcacattgatagctatgTCAGGAAAGAATAAAAAATTGAATTACAGTGGCCTGACTACCAAAACTTTGGGGTCCTAAATATTTGGTTTTTAAGTTTATTGTTATGGACATACTTAAACCACCATGTAATGCTGGTGGTAACTAAAAGTCAAACAGATCATTTCAGTCCACCATGACAGTAGATGAAAAGCATACCTTTTGCCTGAGGGCCCAGAAGGCAGGTAAAATAGCTGCAGCATTTGAGGCGATTAGAAAGACAGACTGCCAAATGTGCCCTACATAGATGGGACCATGTTAGAGTGTAATTTTGACACATGGACACAAAAGCATGCAGTGCAACTTGCAACTGGTTGGGAAGTAATACTTCTGCTGCTCAAAGAAGGAACTATATTCTACATGAAAATATCTGCAACCTAAACAAAGTTTGACACGAGATTCCAGTTACATTTCGCTAAACTTTAGTACATAATAGTTTATTTCTTTCATTTTCATATAGCACAGTTTGTCTCATCATGATTTGCACTGCTGCATCACAGAATCACTTTAATAATTTTAAAAATTACTTGCCAACAAATAAAGATGCAGTCtgaaaattcagttttgcattTAGTTTCAATAGTAGTAGGCATTACACTGAGATTTTTCCGTAAGTAAACAATGGGGTTAAGCATCTGTTGAAGGGAGGTCGAGCTTTAGTAGAATGACATTATGCGAAGGAAGGCACTGGCAGTGGGAGCAATAAATCTCAAAAAGTCGGGCCAATGGTTGAGACACAGCAGTGACCTCAGGGTGTTTGAAATTTTCTTAATTATCTTTTCTTTATAAGAAAGGATGGCAATGCTGATATCTCTAGTCAACCAGCCCGAGGGGTGTAGCTGCTGCTCCTTGTGTGCGATCATACAGGCCCCTAGTTTGCGGCTAGTCACAACTGTAGAGCACTAGAGCTACAATGCTTCTGCATGCTACTCTAATTAAATCAAACTTCACAAGAAACCATTAGCTTAAAATGTCATAGTGTAGCAAATCCAAAATATTTTTACTACCAAAATTTTATTAATAAGAGTTTAAAGCATTGATAACATCCAAAAACTATTTTAGAGGCATTAATACACATTGTCCCTCAGGATTTTAAAATGAGACATGAATGTTGTTACCATTAGGGGAAACTAGCTCATCGCTGCAATCAAACCCACCGTGATCACGATCACATGTGCAGAAGCTGGAAAAGTAAGAAACATATTATCGCACTACCAACAAGATTTACTTTATGTCTCATATTGGGAATCAAGTATTAAAGAATAGATGGCAAAAGAAATAGGAAAACATTCAAATGATAGAAAAATGTTTACAACTCACCTGTAGAATGTCAGACCACTTTCATCAACTGAGGAATGACACACACCTTTCTGATTGCAATTTCTATGGCAACCCTGAAGGGATACAGACATATACGTCTGAGAATTTGTCGTATCAGTTGGATGCTTCACCCCAAAGCACCAAGTTCCCTCTTTAGCATAAAAAATTGATAGATCCAAGTCTGAATTCGTGGAATTCTGTAATGAAAAAAATACCGAGCCATTACTGCTGCTTGTCCTACTCGCATAATAATCCCAAATATCGTTTGATGGCAAGCCACCATATTTTGAGTACAACTCGTAGTTCAATTCTTTATCTGACTTAAGTTGGACATGGATAAGTGCGCCAGCTGAACCTTGAGCAACATCCAAAAAGAAATATGTCCATGCAAACTGCTCATGGGATGAGTTGCTTAGAAATTGCTCCAAATAGAAGTGGCTATCTTCCAGAGATGCCCTTTCATTACTAGGAATATAATATGATTCAAACGGGATAGGACTTCTCCTTGGAACCCTCTGCGTGTACAAGCAATACTTGATTAACAAAGATGTATTTCAGGTACAGAAAATGTATATTCACAATAATTGCACAAAAGCAATCTTAAACGAACGTCCATGTTGTAGTGTCTATAATCCTCAACCCCACTGTCCACACCCCGGCCCCAAATCTTTCTTCATAGTTGgttgataatttttttttcgaacacacaggagagctgtgtatctttatattaagaagaaaaatgggTAAAACAGCCCCAACAGAAACAAAACCAACCCATACAATTACAAACaaactcacacacactcacatgCTTATAAGACAAAACAGTAGCACCTCTGCACAAATTAAAAAACAACCACTAACTAGCCCACCAAGGCAAGAGCTCAACAGCACCAAGCAGCGGGGCAATCAACAAAGCGATGCCCTTAGCACCAGCTAAACCCCAAAGCTTCATTTCCTCTATGACTGAAGCTAAGACACTCAGGTTGGTTGATATATTCACATTTTGTCACACTGAAAGGTTATCTTGTTTTTGGGGGAAAAATCCATTTTGTACCCGCGAAGGGAAAATACCACGTTTCAAGCCAAGCATTTCACATATGAGGCAATTCCTCTGGAGCCATTATACAAGTTCTCAATTCCCTCTGTACCACTAAAAAAGTTCGAGCTCCCACCCAGCCACTAACCCAATTTTCTCTAGACTTCCAGACCATTGCCCGCGGCGTCGAACAGGTTGAGAGACGGCACCGCCGCGTACGTCCGCGGCGCTGTCCCACGCGAAGCCCGACGCCGCCTTCGGTGGCTACGCGTGCACGACGTCGCCCTCATTCCCCTTGCCGTCGCCCGCCCCTGCCGGCACCCCGCACTCCACCATATCCAGCTCCGCCATCTGCGCACGCATGCACGCCGGCATCGCTGGCTCACGCTGAAACTGTTTCGGTCATCTCTTCGGTCAAAGTCGGGTCAGGGTGAGGAGGGGTAAAACGGGCACTTACTCGTCCTCTGATACTTCAAAACGAGTCTGAGTCTGACCGACAGTAAACGTGACGGAGTTGGACGGCAATGGTCTGGAAGTCTAGAGAAAATTGGGTTAGTGGCTGGGTGGGAGCTCGAACCTTTTTAGTGGTACAGATGGAATTGAGAACTTTTTTAGTGGCTCCAGAGGAATTGCTTCTTCACATATAGGCTAGGGTGGTTAAAGGCTTAAAATTTAGTCTAGATAATTTAAGGGTTGGGCTCTTATTTTATAACATTTTGAGGTAAAAATGCATATGGGCCGAGTTGGATTGTTAAAGGAGACTTAGGGCCTTGACTTGATATACCTGTTGAGTAAGAGATTGTGGGTATAATCTCCACCTTTCATCAAcaactaaatattttttaaaaactatTCAGAGCATCGAACTTAAGACAGTAAAGAACCAAAGGTCTTACAAACAAGACATGGGCACAATTTTAAGAAATTATAACTGAAAGTCACACTTTCAGTGCACATTATAGGCTTGAGGAAGCCTAGATGTGAGCACCAGCGTTGCCCAACTTTCTAAAATGTATCAAGCATTCAGGTGAATTAGTTAGTGCGTGAAACTCAAAGGAGACATAGTTAACTTGGCAGTTCATTGGATCTTTAATGGGAAGATAAATATCGGCAAACACAGTATCAGTTGATTTATTGCAAACTGCTAGTCAGGTACATAATGAATTTGTATCAGTTGATACTGTATAGCAGTAATACAGACTTACTTGGAGTCCGTATACCTCCCAAGAGCAATTTGTTCCAGTTTTTCCATTCAAGCATCCAGTCAATTGCCACTTCAGTGAGAAACACATAGTATCTAGAACAGGCTTTGATGCTGTATTATTCATCTGTGTTTTATTGACAGTCTCAATAGCAATATACCAGCGGCCAATATTGGGTGACTTCACAACCAAAGGATCATGGCTGATATCACCTGAATAGTCATGCAGATCCCTTTGAGGAAAGGCATTATACCGCAGGTAACAAATCAAGGATGGCCCTATAACTCCAAAGTTTGCAGCTGTAATTTCAAACTGCAATGCTAGGTTGACTACATCCAAGAAGTAGAACTTCATGTCGCCTTGCCTGATGCATAATGAGTTATTAGAAATGGAACAAGTGACCGAGTTTTCCATTCTCACCAGGGCTGTAACATTAGACCCAACTTCCTTTTCTGCTAGTTGGTTCCGCTGAGATAGGATATTAATACGCCTATTATGCTCTCTAGGATACCAACTGTTCCTTCTCTCAGTGTTCAGATCTAGAAGATTCCTTGAGTTATTATCTATTGAAGGTTGAGAACAACCAATCATTTCAACAGTTTGGTTGCAGTAGGGTCCCCAAATCGCTGAAGTAGGGCATCCTCTTACAGTAATGTGGGTGCTCACCAAGCGTGCTTTTCCTCTGCTAATCTGCAAAAGTATAGCCATcacaattcaaattttgtttagtGTCAGGTGGGgaacctccccccccccccccccaattgaCCGTAAAAAAAATGTGTTTAGTGCATTTTTGTGCGAAAAAGACAAAAAAATACATAAATGTGCAGCAGAGACCCATAGTTCTATAGACGTGTTTCTAAACATACCATCTTTGATTGTGTGCGGGCAGGGCCGATGCCATGAAAGTACCCAATGTACCATACCCCTGGAGATATCTACAGAAAACAATCAAAGGTTGGCATCTCAGAAGTTTATTGAATTTCTTAAGGTGGTTTCAGTGCATCTTAAGATAATAAATTTCTTCAACTTAATGATCAGAtcaggattgtaacaccccatTTCAATTTGGTATTACCAAGTATATGGGACATTTAACATGTTTAACAAAATGCATTGCATATAGAGCTTAAGAAGGCAACATAGTAGTAACTTACATGAAAAGTGAGGGTAAAAGGCCAAAATTAATATGTTTCAGACACTTGAGTGTAAAACAAGATCACAATTTCTTTCAGCAAGACAGAAGATCACAAATGAGTGATTACTGGGACTAGCAAAAAACAGATTATTTTACCTTTAGTGGTCCAGCAGTTTTATATGTATATTATGATTAGGTCCAACAAGTAATCAGCCAAGAATCAGTCCAAGTTATATAATTGAATTCTGACATGTCTTGGAGGTGACTGTTCTGGAGAATGCCAACACTATTCGCAAACTATTTGACTTGAGAAAAAGCACAGCATCACTATTACAGAAGCAGTATGGCTGGATTAAACACAGATAGCACTGAAGTGTCATAAACTCCTCAGAATATTAGTATGCCTTAGTACTAACTGGGATTCTGATTATTGGAAATATTTATCGTCCAAATATCAGCATCGCTATCATAACTCAACATAACAATATGCTCCTATGAACAAGGATGAAAGTACCACATATTGCACATTAGATCTCACAAGAAAATATTGTTTTAATAAATCACAGTATAAGAATAGTTTACCTGGTCATTTGTTAGCACAACTGTTGTGTTTTTCTGAAATGGTATGCATTGCGCCAGATTTGACTGATTAATTATATTGCCATTGCCAAAAGGTCCAGATGGGAGAAAGTTTGATACTGCAATAAAGAACCTTCCTGTCAAAATTAGTTGAAATGATTCAGAGAGCTATTTAAGCATTTAAAGTAGTTTTtttaaacacacacacacacacgcgaaAAAAACTGACAGAAGAATGCCCCTAAACCAACTATCTTCTTTTCTCTATAAAATATACGAATCATCTGAACACCAGCTCACAGAAATAAATATGCTGCTAAACACCAGCAGGATGAACACCAGCTCACAGAAATAAATATGCTGCTAAACACCAGCAGGATATAGAACAGACGGTAGATGGCCATACAGTTTGAAGCCATCAGATTGGATGAGAAACAGAACATAGTGCTGATCAtcaaaaaatattataatatTACATTAAAATCTCCAGTGATGAGCTTTCAGGATGAAGCAAGTTGAAAGATTCAAAAGTTTAAAATTAGCAAAGTTGTAACAGAGACGGTCTTTCTTATTTTCGCACTCATTGTTTGCAATAAATTTTTACTAGGACTGTGAAGATATATTACACTAATCATGACAAACTTAAGAATAATAGCAATTGGGTATAAATCCTCCATTCAATTTAAAATAAAAACAGTTGCAAACTACGTATAGGGTGCCTTAAACAAATCTGCTGTACAATTAAGAAGGTATAAGAAGAGGTTCAAATGGAAAATGAAAATATCAAAGGCGACAACCATCACATTAGGAAATGTATATGGTACTCACATAAACTGTCCAGATAAGATTCTGATATATCAGGAATTTGAGGGTTGGAATTCATCAAACAGATAATAGCAAGCTCGCTTCTTGGAATGCCTTTCATCTGCTCCCTCTGCTGCATTATgtaaagaagaagaagcattcACAAACTGTACATAGAAGATCTAAACCAAAAGGAGGGTGTCCCACTAAGAAGTTCTTCCACGAAAAAGCCAAAACATTCATAGAACAGAAAATGTCCACTCACAGTGTCATGCCTCAAAACACAACTTGAGCCAGTGTTTCATATTCGTTCAATCCCCATTACATacactccctccgtttcaaactAAAAGTCGTTTTATCTTTGGCCTAAGTCAAATTTAtctaactttgaccaaatttatagaaaaatatattaagaTCTACAATATCAAATATATGCACAGCCGATATATGGCCCTGTTTGGCATAACATATTTTGGCTTCAGCTTCACTAGTGAAGCCGTTTTATAAGCCCGTgctaaaatgaactagaagCCAGGCGAAGCCAGTTTTTTTGGCTTCACCAGCTTCAGCTTCACTGGTGAAGCTATTTTGGCGTAAGCTATGCCAAACGGGGCCTATATTACATGATGTATCCAATATTCCAATGTAAGTAATTTGATGTCACAAATATTCGCGTTTTTTGCAAACTTGGCCAAAACAAGATAAGTTAGACTTAGGACAAAACTAGAATGACTTAtagtttggaatggagggaataCAAAAATATGTTTCTCCCACTGAAATTTTACTGTCCATATAAAATGTGATAGGAAAATGCCAACATACAAGCTGTTTGCTCATCTTTAGTTTGGTTGTACTGCTTGTTCAAATGGTTTTTGTAGCATAGTATTCTACTCCAAAAGAAAGGGAACACCACAACTCCTCCCGTCCACATTAAGGCATTAAGACACTTACATGCAAACCGATAAACATACACCCATAATCTGGGAGCTGTTATTA from Panicum virgatum strain AP13 chromosome 9K, P.virgatum_v5, whole genome shotgun sequence encodes:
- the LOC120650897 gene encoding uncharacterized protein LOC120650897 isoform X6, with amino-acid sequence MRAPMAAAAAAAVVLVMGAGLTGCGAQEGEEVVVASYGQGRLWLKPYDWTYLRVELPPSFSSVTMDFATDMDIQREQMKGIPRSELAIICLMNSNPQIPDISESYLDSLLSNFLPSGPFGNGNIINQSNLAQCIPFQKNTTVVLTNDQISPGVWYIGYFHGIGPARTQSKMISRGKARLVSTHITVRGCPTSAIWGPYCNQTVEMIGCSQPSIDNNSRNLLDLNTERRNSWYPREHNRRINILSQRNQLAEKEVGSNVTALVRMENSVTCSISNNSLCIRQGDMKFYFLDVVNLALQFEITAANFGVIGPSLICYLRYNAFPQRDLHDYSGDISHDPLVVKSPNIGRWYIAIETVNKTQMNNTASKPVLDTMCFSLKWQLTGCLNGKTGTNCSWEVYGLQRVPRRSPIPFESYYIPSNERASLEDSHFYLEQFLSNSSHEQFAWTYFFLDVAQGSAGALIHVQLKSDKELNYELYSKYGGLPSNDIWDYYASRTSSSNGSVFFSLQNSTNSDLDLSIFYAKEGTWCFGVKHPTDTTNSQTYMSVSLQGCHRNCNQKGVCHSSVDESGLTFYSFCTCDRDHGGFDCSDELVSPNGHIWQSVFLIASNAAAILPAFWALRQKAFAEWILYTSSGISSALYHSCDVGTWCILSFRVLQFLDFWLSFMAVVGTFICMATIDEASKRAMHTAVFILTALLAATGATRSANIGIVIAIGSLGLLMGWLLEFSTARRFICWPWQINLNMPQSWPNFGTLFRNTLEVLNKRFRWIFLLLGFITLSFAATSWKLESNSNYWIWHSVSMTGCRAT